From Candoia aspera isolate rCanAsp1 chromosome 4, rCanAsp1.hap2, whole genome shotgun sequence, a single genomic window includes:
- the LOC134497960 gene encoding C-C chemokine receptor type 5-like — translation MDNLLNGTDEAFTTTEFDYDSIVTPCQAKAVQNFGSNVLPTLYSLVFIFGLLGNMLVVLILIKYKRFKSMTDIYLLNLAISDLLFIFSLPFRIYYAANDWVFGDAMCKIHSGIYFLGFYSGSFFIILLTIDRYLAIVYAVFALKARTVLYGIITSIITWILALLASSPGIVFYMEQMENDRKTCSSHFPLQSHFAWNKFFTLKLNFIGLIFPMMVMTFCYARIINTLLRCRNEKKNKAVRLIFIIMIVYFLFWAPYNIVLLLQLFQSALSLDKCDNLSSLGVAVQVTETLAVAHCCINPVIYAFAGEKFRKYTMIFFRKHGGHRLPKYCGFLYREPLERTSSTYSHSTGEQDISAVL, via the coding sequence ATGGACAATCTATTAAATGGAACAGATGAAGCATTTACCACCACTGAATTTGATTATGATAGTATAGTAACACCATGCCAAGCTAAGGCTGTCCAAAATTTTGGTTCTAATGTCCTACCAACCCTTTATTCTTTGGTGTTCATCTTTGGTCTTTTGGGCAATAtgctggttgtactgatcctcATCAAATATAAGAGGTTCAAGAGCATGACTGATATATACCTGTTAAATTTAGCCATCTCtgatttgcttttcattttctctctcccatTTCGGATTTATTATGCAGCAAACGACTGGGTATTTGGAGATGCAATGTGCAAAATTCACTCTGGAATCTATTTTTTAGGCTTCTATAGTGGAAGCTTTTTCATCATCCTCTTGACCATTGATCGGTATTTAGCAATAGTCTACGCAGTGTTTGCATTAAAAGCCAGAACAGTACTCTATGGCATCATCACAAGCATTATCACATGGATCCTGGCACTTCTAGCCTCTTCGCCAGGAATAGTCTTTTATATGGAACAAATGGAAAATGATAGAAAAACATGCTCTTCTCATTTTCCTCTTCAAAGTCACTTTGCATGGAACAAGTTCTTTACACTGAAATTGAACTTCATAGGCTTGATTTTTCCAATGATGGTTATGACTTTCTGCTATGCACGCATCATAAATACTTTGCTGAGATGCAGGAATGAGAAGAAGAACAAAGCAGTCaggcttatttttattattatgattgTTTACTTCCTCTTCTGGGCCCCATACAATATTGTTCTTCTGCTCCAATTGTTCCAAAGTGCATTATCCCTTGATAAATGTGACAACTTAAGTAGTTTAGGTGTAGCAGTTCAAGTGACAGAAACACTTGCAGTAGCTCACTGCTGTATCAACCCTGTGATCTATGCTTTTGCTGGTGAGAAATTTAGAAAATACACCATGATCTTTTTCCGAAAGCATGGTGGTCACCGTCTACCAaaatactgtggcttcctgtatCGAGAACCTCTGGAACGGACCAGTTCCACATACTCTCATTCTACTGGAGAGCAAGACATTTCAGCAGTCTTGTAA